The following proteins are co-located in the Stigmatella aurantiaca genome:
- a CDS encoding TIGR02266 family protein: protein MNTHRVDAPDLDDEALVNRRSEERIPAKFEVRFSHKQEAARALRAYSLNISAGGLCLRTQKAHDVGSPVSLEMIIDGEAFQLQGVIAWVRDESEAIGVRFTDVSESDRLRLQRVVQNIKR from the coding sequence ATGAACACCCATCGCGTAGATGCCCCTGATCTGGACGATGAAGCGCTGGTGAACCGCCGTTCCGAGGAGCGGATCCCCGCGAAGTTCGAGGTCCGGTTCTCCCACAAGCAGGAGGCGGCCCGGGCGCTGCGCGCCTACTCGCTGAACATCTCGGCGGGTGGGCTGTGCCTGCGCACCCAGAAGGCCCACGACGTGGGCTCGCCGGTGTCCCTGGAGATGATCATCGACGGGGAGGCCTTCCAGCTCCAGGGCGTCATCGCCTGGGTGCGCGACGAGTCCGAGGCCATCGGCGTGCGCTTCACGGACGTGAGCGAGAGCGACCGCCTCCGGCTCCAGCGCGTGGTGCAGAACATCAAGCGCTAG
- a CDS encoding tetratricopeptide repeat protein: MSRMSRPPSARRLAAALALTSLLSGPVAFAQYRPPPLTESQLLVKEAETVQVAASAAVASGNKKEAEEKHRKALQLFEQALAIDPNSAAAGAGLGASANALNDYARTAAKLPVLSAANPEDLSLTFPLGVAFFKLRRFQEAVPLLEKVSEKNAPEHLIVNYYLGSYYLHGRRGDLAIAKFQQYLAQRPAKLAVNDYQIHELIGQGQLLRRDVAAARGAFQQAQKGRPESVTAQMGLASVLELEGKEEDALMLVEGLVERFPQAKEPKERLGRMFLRAGNVAGAEKQALALVKLEGTASAHLLLGDVRLAQKQPKEAEAQFRKVLEMAPGVVAAQIAVGKALQAQGRNEEAIKYLEAALEKDGGNLELWASLGSVNRRAGRFQRAVEVHRRLVELAPQQALGHVLLGADHFATGQWDQAIEDYANALRVEPNHAGAQHWLAQALAHRARGRADTNRLDDAARDLRRAFDLERSAAMSRRLGAALLEQRAFAQARPVLEQGVTLEGATWREHWLLGYAYLGEGNAEAALRAFIQAEKRTEEPSDLADVSVGAALAEVELGRVDDAVERLTEPGPSKAARQLAEANLPLMLLRRALTRLESGDVENARKDVDLTEKFNLAKQQDLAKLALLTRALVQAEQGRFAEASPLIKRALTPMPTWAEPNTRALAEAYVLYRKGQVPFARKALAAASKKPSSWQAKWIASLANALHRLEGERAYATGNFKLAEKAFKAALASAQEDAALQHNLACVTYGKRKHADAAAVWRKLESSVPMASFNLGIDAQRRNEIPEAVESYRRYLTAGGPRVAVAREWRDRLMALHGLGGAAAPEANEATATETLP; this comes from the coding sequence ATGAGCCGCATGTCTAGACCCCCCTCGGCGCGCCGCCTTGCCGCGGCGCTGGCGCTCACCTCTTTGCTCTCGGGCCCGGTGGCCTTCGCCCAGTACCGTCCGCCGCCGCTCACCGAGTCCCAGCTCCTGGTGAAGGAGGCGGAGACCGTGCAGGTGGCGGCCAGCGCCGCCGTCGCCTCGGGCAACAAGAAGGAGGCGGAGGAGAAGCACCGCAAGGCGCTCCAGCTCTTCGAGCAGGCGCTGGCCATTGATCCCAACTCGGCCGCCGCCGGCGCGGGCCTGGGCGCCTCGGCCAACGCGCTGAACGACTATGCCCGCACCGCCGCGAAGCTGCCGGTGCTGAGCGCCGCCAACCCGGAGGACCTCTCGCTGACGTTCCCGCTGGGCGTGGCCTTCTTCAAGCTGCGCCGCTTCCAGGAGGCGGTGCCGCTCCTGGAGAAGGTGTCGGAGAAAAACGCCCCCGAGCACCTCATCGTCAACTACTACCTGGGCTCGTACTACCTGCACGGCCGGCGCGGGGACCTGGCCATCGCCAAGTTCCAGCAGTACCTGGCGCAGCGGCCCGCGAAGCTGGCCGTCAACGACTACCAGATCCACGAGCTCATCGGTCAGGGGCAGCTCCTGCGCCGGGACGTGGCCGCCGCGCGCGGGGCCTTCCAGCAGGCCCAGAAGGGACGGCCCGAGTCCGTCACCGCGCAGATGGGCCTGGCCTCCGTGCTGGAGCTGGAGGGCAAGGAGGAGGATGCGCTGATGCTGGTGGAAGGGCTCGTGGAGCGCTTCCCGCAGGCCAAGGAGCCCAAGGAGCGCCTGGGCCGGATGTTCCTGCGCGCGGGCAACGTGGCGGGCGCGGAGAAGCAGGCCCTGGCGCTGGTGAAGCTGGAGGGCACCGCCTCGGCGCACCTGCTGCTGGGCGACGTGCGGCTCGCGCAGAAGCAGCCCAAGGAGGCCGAGGCCCAGTTCCGCAAGGTGCTGGAGATGGCGCCCGGCGTGGTGGCCGCGCAGATCGCCGTGGGCAAGGCCCTGCAGGCGCAGGGGCGCAACGAGGAGGCCATCAAGTACCTCGAGGCCGCGCTGGAGAAGGACGGCGGCAACCTGGAGCTGTGGGCGTCGCTGGGCTCCGTCAACCGCCGCGCGGGCCGCTTCCAGCGCGCGGTGGAAGTGCACCGGCGCCTCGTGGAGCTGGCCCCGCAGCAGGCCCTGGGCCACGTGCTGCTGGGCGCGGACCACTTCGCCACCGGCCAGTGGGACCAGGCCATCGAGGACTACGCCAACGCGCTCCGGGTGGAGCCCAACCACGCGGGGGCCCAGCACTGGCTGGCCCAGGCGCTGGCGCACCGGGCGCGGGGCCGCGCGGACACCAACCGCCTGGATGACGCGGCGCGGGACCTGCGCCGGGCGTTCGATCTCGAGCGCAGCGCGGCCATGTCCCGCCGGCTGGGCGCGGCGCTGCTGGAGCAGCGCGCCTTCGCGCAGGCCCGGCCGGTGCTGGAGCAGGGCGTGACGCTGGAGGGCGCCACCTGGCGCGAGCACTGGCTGCTGGGCTACGCGTACCTGGGCGAGGGCAACGCCGAGGCCGCGCTGCGCGCCTTCATCCAGGCCGAGAAGCGCACCGAGGAGCCCTCGGACCTGGCGGATGTGTCCGTGGGCGCGGCGCTCGCGGAGGTGGAGCTGGGCCGCGTGGACGACGCGGTGGAGCGCCTCACCGAGCCCGGCCCCTCCAAGGCGGCCCGGCAGCTGGCGGAGGCCAACCTGCCGCTCATGCTGCTGCGCCGCGCGCTCACGCGCCTGGAGTCCGGGGACGTGGAGAACGCGCGCAAGGACGTGGACCTGACGGAGAAGTTCAACCTGGCCAAGCAGCAGGACCTGGCCAAGCTGGCGCTGCTCACCCGGGCGCTCGTCCAGGCCGAGCAGGGCCGCTTCGCCGAGGCCAGCCCCCTCATCAAGCGCGCGCTGACGCCCATGCCCACCTGGGCCGAGCCCAACACGCGCGCCCTGGCGGAGGCGTATGTCCTCTACCGCAAGGGCCAGGTGCCCTTCGCGCGCAAGGCGCTGGCCGCCGCCTCGAAGAAGCCCTCGTCCTGGCAGGCCAAGTGGATCGCCTCGCTGGCCAACGCGCTCCACCGGCTCGAAGGGGAGCGCGCCTACGCCACGGGCAACTTCAAGCTGGCCGAGAAGGCCTTCAAGGCCGCGCTGGCCAGCGCGCAGGAGGACGCCGCGCTGCAGCACAACCTCGCGTGCGTGACCTACGGCAAGCGCAAGCACGCCGACGCCGCGGCCGTGTGGCGCAAGCTGGAGTCCTCGGTGCCCATGGCCTCGTTCAACCTCGGCATCGATGCCCAGCGCCGCAATGAAATCCCCGAGGCGGTGGAGTCCTACCGCCGATACCTGACCGCTGGTGGCCCCCGCGTGGCGGTGGCCCGCGAGTGGCGTGACCGGCTGATGGCCCTGCACGGCCTGGGCGGCGCCGCCGCCCCCGAGGCCAACGAGGCCACCGCCACGGAGACCCTGCCATGA
- a CDS encoding alpha-ketoacid dehydrogenase subunit beta, which produces MANMAQAVRMALHYAEEHLGVMDIFGEDVGAPLGGVFTATQGLKNAWNTPLDERGIIGTAIGLAMAGQRPVAEIQFADYIFNTIDLLKVAGNTCWASNGDWNLPMVVKTPVGSGIRGSIYHSHSFDATATHIPGWKIVIPSNPLDAYGLMISACQELNPVMFLEPKALLRVKGEERIPGEPEDERQLSKMIDAPLGDRSAWKPQWPALEPYAVPIGQGKVVREGTQLTVVSYGRTLPLCAKAADTLREEGVSAEVIDLRSLWPYDWELIRRSIEKTGRVLFVNEDTEVTNFGEHLVRRTVEELFYKLLAPPRLLAGKFLPGIGLADPLEMASVPQLTDITQAIRALAAEQP; this is translated from the coding sequence ATGGCCAACATGGCACAGGCCGTCCGGATGGCCCTGCACTACGCCGAGGAGCACCTCGGCGTGATGGACATTTTCGGCGAGGACGTGGGCGCGCCCCTGGGCGGCGTCTTCACGGCGACCCAGGGCCTGAAGAACGCCTGGAACACCCCGCTGGACGAGCGCGGCATCATCGGCACCGCCATTGGCCTGGCCATGGCGGGCCAGCGCCCCGTGGCGGAGATCCAGTTCGCAGACTACATCTTCAACACCATCGACCTGCTGAAGGTCGCCGGCAACACGTGCTGGGCCAGCAACGGCGACTGGAACCTGCCCATGGTGGTGAAGACGCCCGTGGGCAGCGGCATCCGCGGCTCCATCTACCACTCGCACTCGTTCGATGCGACGGCCACCCACATCCCGGGCTGGAAGATCGTCATTCCCTCCAACCCGCTGGATGCCTACGGGCTGATGATCTCCGCCTGCCAGGAGCTCAACCCCGTCATGTTCCTGGAGCCCAAGGCGCTGCTGCGCGTCAAGGGCGAGGAGCGCATCCCCGGCGAGCCCGAGGATGAGCGGCAGCTGTCGAAGATGATCGACGCGCCGCTGGGGGACCGCTCGGCGTGGAAGCCGCAGTGGCCCGCGCTGGAGCCGTACGCGGTGCCCATCGGCCAGGGCAAGGTGGTGCGCGAGGGCACCCAGCTCACGGTGGTCAGCTACGGGCGCACCCTGCCCCTGTGCGCGAAGGCCGCCGACACCCTGCGCGAGGAGGGGGTGAGCGCGGAGGTCATCGACCTGCGCTCGCTGTGGCCCTACGACTGGGAGCTCATCCGCCGCTCCATCGAGAAGACGGGGCGCGTGCTGTTCGTGAACGAGGACACCGAGGTGACGAACTTCGGCGAGCACCTGGTGCGCCGCACCGTGGAGGAGCTGTTCTACAAGCTGCTCGCCCCACCCCGGCTGCTCGCGGGCAAGTTCCTGCCCGGCATCGGCCTGGCCGACCCCCTGGAGATGGCCTCGGTGCCGCAGCTCACGGACATCACCCAGGCCATCCGCGCGCTCGCCGCCGAGCAGCCCTGA
- a CDS encoding PP2C family protein-serine/threonine phosphatase gives MTGTIVAPLEAGELPDVASIRGLRLDQILLLTTAALVLVIVGLLTALSAVSTTSQFEEASATFTERTQNHARELGQTVSHTLALTSATSLRDNNYAFLTDVARAIIAANRNILRVQMFDADSLLVADSDPDAKLGTASGGRKAERAIQGAVFKNRPVYEFQEPLDYGSQSGKGLIVISYSLDELQHQLHVLKENKDDALRTTIRNALILGLGFVLLASVVAAIQSRRITRPLGVLTRRVMQLAAGDLSARAGQATGAGREVRTLSLVFNHMAERIKVLLEDVRSKAQLEREVSLARTVQETLLPGREAFQMGTMRMAGVVITADACGGDWWFRAPLDEQRVVVGVGDVTGHGLSTALVATSATSGFASAMTMREPDQLNSQVLISALNITLAHLGRGEYQMSSALAVIDVHTGLIDYAAGGHPAACVYNRLSGQFASLPARGPLLGASVSSQYSSRQAQLRPGDIIVWYTDGLTEARDAAGKLYGTQRLGAAVQTNAQLTAEGLRDAILADVRAFSAGQPQRDDITVVVAEFSTAS, from the coding sequence ATGACGGGCACCATCGTGGCGCCGCTCGAGGCGGGCGAGCTGCCCGATGTCGCCTCCATCCGCGGGTTGCGGCTGGATCAGATCCTCCTGCTCACCACCGCGGCGCTCGTGCTCGTCATCGTCGGCCTGCTGACGGCGCTCTCGGCGGTGTCCACCACGTCCCAGTTCGAGGAGGCCTCGGCCACCTTCACCGAGCGGACCCAGAACCATGCGCGCGAGCTGGGCCAGACGGTGAGTCACACCCTGGCGCTCACCTCCGCCACGTCCCTGCGCGACAACAACTACGCGTTCCTGACGGACGTGGCGCGCGCCATCATCGCGGCCAACCGCAACATCCTCCGCGTGCAGATGTTCGACGCGGACAGCCTGCTGGTGGCCGACTCGGATCCGGACGCCAAGCTGGGCACGGCCTCGGGCGGCCGCAAGGCCGAGCGGGCCATCCAGGGCGCGGTTTTCAAGAACCGGCCCGTCTACGAGTTCCAGGAACCCCTCGACTACGGCTCCCAGAGCGGCAAGGGGCTCATCGTCATCAGCTACTCGCTCGACGAGCTCCAGCACCAGCTCCACGTGCTCAAGGAGAACAAGGACGACGCGCTGCGCACCACGATTCGCAACGCGCTCATCCTGGGGCTGGGCTTCGTGCTGCTGGCCAGCGTGGTGGCCGCCATCCAAAGCCGCCGCATCACCCGCCCGCTGGGCGTGCTGACGCGGCGGGTGATGCAGCTGGCCGCGGGTGACTTGAGCGCCCGCGCCGGCCAGGCCACGGGCGCCGGGCGCGAGGTGCGCACCCTGAGCCTCGTGTTCAACCACATGGCCGAGCGCATCAAGGTCCTCCTGGAGGACGTGCGCTCCAAGGCGCAGCTGGAGCGCGAGGTGTCGCTGGCGCGCACCGTCCAGGAGACGCTGCTGCCGGGCCGCGAGGCGTTCCAGATGGGCACCATGCGCATGGCGGGCGTCGTCATCACCGCGGATGCGTGCGGCGGCGACTGGTGGTTCCGCGCGCCCCTGGACGAGCAGCGCGTGGTGGTGGGCGTCGGAGACGTCACCGGCCACGGCCTGTCCACGGCGCTGGTGGCCACCAGCGCCACCAGCGGCTTCGCCTCGGCCATGACGATGCGCGAGCCGGACCAGCTCAACTCCCAGGTGCTCATCAGCGCGCTCAACATCACCCTGGCCCACCTGGGCCGCGGCGAGTACCAGATGTCCAGCGCCCTGGCCGTCATCGACGTGCACACGGGCCTCATCGACTACGCGGCGGGCGGCCACCCGGCCGCGTGCGTCTACAACCGCCTGTCCGGACAGTTCGCCTCGCTGCCCGCCCGCGGGCCGCTGCTGGGCGCCTCCGTGTCCTCCCAGTACTCCTCGCGCCAGGCCCAGCTGCGCCCCGGCGACATCATCGTCTGGTACACGGACGGGCTCACCGAGGCGCGCGATGCGGCCGGCAAGCTCTACGGCACCCAGCGCCTGGGCGCCGCCGTCCAGACCAACGCCCAGCTCACCGCCGAGGGCCTGCGCGACGCCATCCTGGCGGACGTGCGCGCCTTCAGCGCGGGTCAACCGCAACGCGATGACATCACCGTCGTCGTCGCCGAGTTCAGCACTGCCTCCTAA
- a CDS encoding PhnD/SsuA/transferrin family substrate-binding protein has translation MKTPRFLMLGLAVLCAWTPAAWAEKKATLGVFLPTTLTDGQQRFTFAESLASQLSTVLGQPVAAKSFGRYEDFDKAVKDGLVDFAVVDALSAVQMEEKATPLAFAALAGETAQRWALISNMKGSVKDLKGKRLALTRSAGGLDAKFLSRVVFGGDLPEDHFGKPILVPNVESALKMLEAKGAEAALVPLSHVPKDVRVLFRSIKVPGAVLVTLRPGELAEKLPKLDPVAPFSGFVRVQGKEFEDFRKLAQKGPAPRQPAIVESPQLRVDTDALVRSGQLTPVLPSFTSVMDVSSEQPDD, from the coding sequence ATGAAGACCCCCCGTTTCCTGATGCTTGGACTGGCCGTACTCTGTGCCTGGACCCCCGCCGCGTGGGCGGAGAAGAAGGCCACGCTCGGCGTGTTCCTGCCCACCACGCTGACGGATGGCCAGCAGCGCTTCACCTTCGCCGAGAGCCTGGCGTCGCAGCTGAGCACCGTGCTCGGGCAGCCCGTGGCGGCCAAGAGCTTCGGCCGCTACGAGGACTTCGACAAGGCGGTCAAGGACGGGCTCGTCGACTTCGCCGTGGTGGACGCCCTGTCCGCGGTGCAGATGGAGGAGAAGGCCACCCCCCTGGCCTTCGCCGCGCTCGCGGGGGAGACGGCCCAGCGTTGGGCCCTCATCTCCAACATGAAGGGGAGCGTGAAGGACCTGAAGGGCAAGCGGCTGGCGCTCACCCGGAGCGCGGGGGGCCTGGATGCGAAGTTCCTCTCCCGCGTCGTCTTCGGGGGAGACCTGCCTGAGGACCACTTCGGCAAGCCCATCCTGGTGCCCAACGTGGAGTCGGCGCTGAAGATGCTGGAGGCCAAGGGGGCGGAGGCCGCGCTGGTGCCGCTGTCGCACGTGCCCAAGGACGTGCGCGTGCTCTTCCGCAGCATCAAGGTGCCGGGGGCGGTGCTGGTGACCCTGCGGCCCGGCGAGCTGGCCGAGAAGCTGCCGAAGCTGGATCCCGTGGCGCCCTTCAGCGGCTTCGTGCGGGTGCAGGGCAAGGAGTTCGAGGACTTCCGCAAGCTGGCCCAGAAGGGGCCCGCCCCGCGCCAGCCGGCCATCGTCGAGTCGCCGCAGCTGCGCGTGGACACCGACGCGCTGGTGCGCTCCGGGCAGCTCACCCCCGTGCTGCCCTCCTTCACGAGCGTGATGGACGTCTCGTCGGAGCAGCCGGACGACTGA
- a CDS encoding SGNH/GDSL hydrolase family protein produces the protein MGERSLLGRWMCAWALLGLGTLAGCGEGTEGPTEALASGSAPSHGQEVSEPELPPAPLEVAPALILHGADEVRPTPPLAPAVSFQPAFYQALRWSRSISTVTTFRLRLPVARAGERLSVTFRAGDGSLTLQKATVALAGANGALASAPIALTFGGQPGFTVAARTHAVSDPVPLEVNLQDELAVSFEVKGSLSISDIDAFPGGFMREGAHAGSTGAFGGSSWQRAIGVTAIHTEAETGRSFVALGDSITEGYISTYNDTRNAWPALAGKALGVPIVNAGVSGQGFYDALQYLDREALALTGVTDCIILLGTNDLGASSDAQLQERMTLMLNRLKPHCKLWVSTLIPRERSKYADFETVKASRIVFNTWLRQQTQAEVIDLEAVTRSPSDVHQFITGLDVDGIHPSQQGHQVMAEEAVRVLRAKGL, from the coding sequence ATGGGCGAACGTTCGCTGCTCGGGCGTTGGATGTGCGCGTGGGCGTTGCTGGGACTGGGGACCCTCGCGGGGTGCGGTGAAGGGACGGAGGGGCCCACGGAGGCCCTGGCGTCCGGGAGCGCCCCCTCCCATGGCCAGGAGGTGAGTGAGCCAGAGCTCCCCCCTGCCCCGCTGGAGGTGGCCCCTGCGCTCATCCTTCATGGCGCGGACGAGGTGCGGCCCACGCCGCCGCTGGCACCCGCCGTGTCCTTCCAGCCCGCCTTCTACCAGGCGCTGCGCTGGTCCCGCAGCATCAGCACCGTGACGACGTTCCGGCTGCGCCTTCCGGTGGCCCGCGCGGGAGAGCGGCTGAGCGTCACCTTCCGCGCCGGCGATGGCAGCCTGACGCTCCAGAAGGCCACCGTGGCCCTCGCAGGCGCGAACGGTGCGCTGGCCTCGGCGCCCATCGCCCTCACTTTCGGGGGCCAGCCGGGCTTCACCGTCGCGGCGCGGACCCATGCCGTATCGGATCCGGTGCCCTTGGAGGTGAACCTCCAGGACGAGCTGGCCGTGTCCTTCGAGGTGAAGGGCTCGCTCTCCATCTCCGACATCGACGCCTTCCCCGGCGGCTTCATGAGGGAAGGGGCTCATGCGGGGAGCACGGGCGCGTTCGGCGGCTCCTCCTGGCAGCGCGCCATCGGAGTCACCGCGATCCACACCGAGGCGGAGACGGGCCGGAGCTTCGTGGCGCTCGGGGACAGCATCACCGAGGGCTACATCTCTACATATAATGATACGCGCAACGCCTGGCCGGCGCTGGCGGGCAAGGCGCTGGGGGTGCCCATCGTCAACGCGGGCGTGTCCGGCCAGGGCTTCTACGATGCGCTGCAGTACCTGGATCGCGAGGCGCTCGCGCTCACGGGCGTCACCGACTGCATCATCCTCCTGGGCACCAATGACTTGGGGGCCTCGTCGGATGCGCAGCTGCAAGAGCGGATGACGCTCATGCTCAACCGGCTCAAGCCCCACTGCAAGCTCTGGGTCAGCACGCTCATCCCCCGGGAGCGGAGCAAGTACGCCGACTTCGAGACCGTGAAGGCCAGCCGGATCGTCTTCAACACCTGGCTGCGCCAGCAGACCCAGGCCGAGGTCATCGACCTGGAGGCCGTGACGCGCTCCCCCTCGGACGTGCACCAGTTCATCACCGGGCTCGACGTGGACGGCATCCACCCCAGCCAGCAAGGCCATCAGGTGATGGCCGAAGAAGCGGTCCGCGTGCTGCGCGCGAAGGGGCTGTGA
- a CDS encoding thiamine pyrophosphate-dependent dehydrogenase E1 component subunit alpha, with protein sequence MSRPRLLNREEASALTLDRELLVRIHDLMVKARVLEERLIQMYKQGHGFFWIGGPGEEAFNVPLGLLMKKGQGPAFDYLHAHYRQSATMLALGEEPIGALRQMKNTASDPYSGGRNFAGHFSKREWNIAPVSSPIEVQYAIAPGTAMAQKRHGGDGITIVTGGDAGTAEGDFASCLIWSSRPANPLPILIIVTNNHWGISTSAEDQHGETHVADRGRAFNIRSKTINGNDPITSYRELKEAMEYVRQERKPFLLEAQVSRLYGHSSASGANFVTHEVDCLKEFETRLEGEGVLTREQMDALRNRYTEELAAAARLVRDEPLPGPETLWNHVYAEKK encoded by the coding sequence GTGTCACGACCCCGCCTTCTCAATCGCGAAGAAGCCTCCGCCCTCACGCTCGACCGGGAGCTGCTCGTCCGCATCCATGATCTGATGGTGAAGGCGCGCGTCCTCGAGGAGCGCCTCATCCAGATGTACAAGCAGGGCCATGGGTTCTTCTGGATCGGCGGCCCCGGCGAGGAAGCCTTCAACGTCCCGCTCGGGCTGCTGATGAAGAAGGGCCAAGGGCCCGCCTTCGACTACCTGCACGCGCACTACCGGCAGTCGGCCACCATGCTGGCGCTGGGCGAGGAGCCCATCGGGGCCCTGCGGCAGATGAAGAACACCGCCTCGGACCCGTACTCGGGCGGGCGCAACTTCGCGGGCCACTTCTCCAAGCGGGAGTGGAACATCGCCCCCGTCTCCTCCCCCATCGAGGTGCAGTACGCCATCGCCCCGGGCACGGCCATGGCCCAGAAGCGGCACGGCGGCGACGGCATCACCATCGTCACCGGCGGCGACGCCGGCACGGCCGAGGGAGACTTCGCCTCCTGCCTCATCTGGAGCAGCCGTCCCGCCAACCCGCTGCCCATCCTCATCATCGTCACCAACAACCACTGGGGCATCTCCACCTCGGCGGAGGACCAGCACGGCGAGACGCACGTCGCCGACCGCGGGCGCGCCTTCAACATCCGCAGCAAGACCATCAACGGCAATGATCCCATCACCTCCTACCGCGAGCTGAAGGAGGCGATGGAGTACGTGCGCCAGGAGCGCAAGCCGTTCCTGCTGGAGGCCCAGGTGTCGCGCCTGTACGGCCACTCCTCCGCCTCGGGGGCCAACTTCGTCACCCACGAGGTGGACTGCCTCAAGGAGTTCGAGACCCGGCTGGAAGGCGAAGGTGTGCTGACCCGGGAGCAGATGGACGCGCTGCGCAACCGCTACACCGAGGAGCTCGCCGCCGCGGCGCGCCTCGTCCGGGACGAGCCCCTGCCCGGTCCCGAAACCCTCTGGAACCACGTCTACGCGGAGAAGAAATAA
- a CDS encoding GNAT family N-acetyltransferase, producing the protein MPPSPAASPTSSPPTATVPGFRIRRARRGDAEALASLLRELGFPEGSDTQTVHWVTSHPEIEIFVACDAQDRPVGMISLSHRPQLRLKGRIATVDELVVTETWRRRGVGRALLLHAIERTRVLSVKRLELAARSTQGDGLARFYQACGFVEDCMVFHHGGA; encoded by the coding sequence ATGCCGCCGTCCCCCGCCGCCAGCCCGACTTCATCGCCCCCCACGGCGACCGTTCCTGGATTCCGCATCCGCCGCGCCCGCCGGGGCGATGCCGAAGCGCTTGCCTCGCTTCTGCGCGAGCTGGGCTTCCCCGAGGGCTCGGACACCCAGACGGTGCACTGGGTCACCAGCCACCCGGAGATTGAAATCTTCGTGGCGTGTGATGCCCAGGACCGGCCCGTGGGGATGATCAGCCTCTCGCACCGGCCCCAGCTGCGGCTCAAGGGCCGCATCGCCACGGTGGACGAGCTGGTGGTGACCGAGACCTGGCGCCGGCGCGGCGTGGGCCGGGCGCTGCTGCTGCACGCCATCGAGCGCACGCGCGTGCTGAGCGTGAAGCGGCTGGAGCTGGCGGCGCGCTCCACCCAGGGCGACGGCCTGGCGCGCTTCTACCAGGCCTGCGGCTTCGTCGAGGACTGCATGGTGTTCCACCACGGCGGCGCCTAG